From Aquificota bacterium, one genomic window encodes:
- a CDS encoding 4Fe-4S binding protein, translating to MEVIGIQPLYIAFQRLSYTFSRLFSSRLNPLYHLGAIAIFLLVIDAISGVYLFFFYSIDPKASHASVEAISQSLLGNIMRGIHRYSSDALILTTIAHMLHVIITDRFRMFRWVAWVTGIATLLIFLAIGISGYILVWDTKAQLLGILTAKFFSFLPIFGDVLMSAFLGSDIKYLGGLFRILLFAHIALTILIVFTLWVHVMRNARPRLIPPKFLYISITLLLIALSILFPAKSDPPANIEKLPFEMSLDWFYFFGYPLLKYLPMSANWVLFLGFFTFLFVFPWLIKGRRNPPAHIDFERCTGCEQCYIDCPYEAITMRSFDNDKKAVLNEEKCAGCGICVGSCSSKAIDISTFPVQSIKERIEKERPSYVAFRCPFSAQIPERKDLLSFTVPCIGAINTLYAEELLDMGLEGLILVSCEYEDCYFREGNKWLEARYRRERRPILRKRVLGGKVLILEAPYVKPIEKEVDEFMRENKTGKEPRIIALEKINYAVATLILAIPTFLFYPLTTHKISFYPTHKSAVVLNFKYRSSPVREAVAKKEGLKHMQPQMAIVKERSPVKVEIISEGRTIYSKTFYPRGLRKDASLFVYEEIFLKPEGKRLRLRLEETAHKDKVKEIEFDIPQKPKESVLITYDDATGSFVVLR from the coding sequence ATGGAAGTGATAGGCATACAGCCCCTTTACATAGCCTTTCAAAGACTTTCTTATACTTTCAGCAGGTTATTCTCTTCCAGGCTAAACCCCCTTTACCACCTTGGAGCCATAGCCATATTCTTACTAGTCATAGATGCAATCTCTGGCGTTTATCTCTTTTTCTTCTACAGCATAGACCCAAAGGCATCCCATGCATCTGTTGAGGCCATATCACAAAGCCTTCTTGGAAACATAATGAGAGGCATACACAGATACTCCTCTGATGCCCTTATCCTTACCACCATAGCCCACATGTTGCATGTGATCATAACAGACAGATTTAGGATGTTCAGATGGGTAGCTTGGGTAACAGGCATTGCAACTTTGCTTATCTTCTTAGCCATAGGTATATCTGGTTATATCCTGGTTTGGGATACAAAGGCACAGCTCCTTGGTATATTAACCGCCAAGTTCTTTTCCTTCCTACCCATTTTTGGTGATGTTCTTATGAGTGCTTTCTTAGGTAGCGATATAAAGTATTTGGGAGGACTTTTTAGAATACTCCTCTTTGCCCATATAGCCCTTACCATACTCATAGTATTTACTCTTTGGGTTCATGTGATGAGGAATGCAAGGCCAAGGCTCATACCTCCCAAGTTTCTTTACATAAGCATAACATTGCTTCTTATAGCCCTCTCCATACTTTTTCCTGCAAAGAGCGACCCACCAGCCAACATAGAAAAGCTTCCCTTTGAGATGAGCCTTGACTGGTTTTATTTCTTTGGCTATCCACTACTTAAATACCTTCCCATGTCTGCCAACTGGGTCCTCTTCTTAGGGTTTTTCACCTTCCTTTTTGTTTTCCCATGGCTCATAAAGGGGAGGAGAAACCCACCAGCCCATATAGATTTTGAAAGATGCACTGGATGCGAGCAGTGTTATATTGACTGCCCTTATGAGGCCATAACCATGAGAAGCTTTGACAATGATAAAAAGGCTGTTTTGAATGAAGAAAAATGCGCTGGCTGTGGTATATGCGTGGGGTCCTGTAGTTCAAAGGCAATAGATATATCAACCTTTCCAGTGCAAAGTATAAAAGAAAGGATAGAAAAGGAAAGGCCTTCTTATGTAGCCTTTAGATGTCCATTTAGCGCTCAAATACCCGAAAGGAAAGATCTTCTCTCCTTTACAGTACCTTGTATAGGTGCAATAAATACCCTCTATGCGGAGGAGCTTCTTGATATGGGCTTGGAGGGTCTTATCTTGGTTTCCTGTGAGTATGAGGATTGCTACTTTAGGGAAGGTAACAAGTGGCTGGAGGCAAGGTATAGGAGGGAAAGAAGGCCCATCTTGAGGAAAAGGGTGTTGGGAGGAAAGGTGCTTATACTGGAGGCACCTTATGTAAAACCCATTGAAAAGGAAGTGGATGAGTTTATGAGGGAAAATAAAACTGGCAAAGAGCCAAGGATTATAGCCTTAGAAAAGATAAACTACGCAGTGGCTACACTCATCCTTGCCATACCAACCTTCCTTTTTTATCCTTTAACTACCCATAAGATATCCTTTTATCCCACTCACAAGTCTGCAGTGGTTCTAAACTTTAAGTATAGGTCTTCTCCTGTTAGGGAGGCTGTGGCTAAAAAAGAAGGTCTAAAGCATATGCAACCCCAGATGGCTATAGTAAAAGAGAGGTCTCCTGTTAAGGTGGAGATAATCTCAGAAGGAAGGACGATTTACTCAAAGACCTTCTATCCAAGGGGCCTAAGGAAGGATGCTTCACTTTTTGTCTATGAGGAGATCTTTTTAAAACCCGAAGGGAAAAGGCTAAGGCTAAGGTTGGAAGAGACGGCCCATAAGGATAAGGTGAAAGAGATTGAGTTTGATATACCCCAAAAACCAAAGGAGAGCGTGCTCATAACTTACGATGATGCTACTGGTAGCTTTGTGGTTCTAAGGTGA
- a CDS encoding NADH-quinone oxidoreductase subunit B family protein, whose translation MLKCIVKNLITKKKTIPFPEGFGISPEEEARLVSMQKKIHSIFGRSLRIRQVDAGSCNACEWECTALTNPIYDIQRFGIDFVASPRHADALIVTGPISRQMELALRKTYLATPEPRLVIACGDCAIDGGIYKGSYAVTNGVANVIPVDCYIPGCPPTPIQIIHGIEKLLDEVASKKVK comes from the coding sequence ATGCTAAAGTGCATAGTTAAGAACCTTATCACGAAAAAGAAAACCATTCCTTTCCCAGAAGGCTTTGGCATATCTCCAGAAGAAGAGGCAAGGCTCGTATCCATGCAAAAGAAAATCCATTCCATCTTTGGAAGGTCCTTAAGGATACGCCAGGTTGATGCGGGCTCATGTAATGCGTGCGAATGGGAATGCACGGCTTTGACAAACCCCATCTATGATATTCAAAGGTTTGGTATAGACTTTGTGGCCTCGCCAAGGCATGCGGACGCCCTCATAGTTACTGGACCCATATCCAGACAGATGGAGCTTGCCCTACGTAAGACCTACCTTGCCACGCCAGAACCAAGGCTTGTTATAGCCTGTGGAGATTGCGCCATTGACGGCGGGATTTATAAGGGTAGCTATGCAGTGACAAACGGAGTTGCCAATGTTATACCCGTTGATTGCTATATACCTGGCTGTCCTCCAACGCCCATCCAGATAATACATGGCATAGAAAAGCTGCTTGATGAAGTTGCTTCTAAAAAAGTTAAGTAA
- a CDS encoding NADH-quinone oxidoreductase subunit C → MEWLMQKAIGKREYLNELYLEVKKEDFREACLYLYNKKKALLRLMFATDERQKDGAFRVYTVFSIPGMDRFFIIFISLKEDLTFPSITKDIPAAHWYEREIRDMFGLVPEGHPDPRRLIFHDSFPENSYPLRKDWAISEEDLRDWGEGIKQKVPYKFLEVEGEGIHEIPVGPVHAGIIEPGHFRFSVVGEVIFFLEARLFYTHKGIEKHFESMSFFDGVKLAERVSDVSSFSHSAAYCMAVERMAGVEISQKAKAIRTLLIELERLYNHIGDIGNMCAGTGLAVGYAKGAIIKERLMQLNQRLTGSRYLRGINLIGGVSKDVLLQWEDILSTLDVVSKEYEELMDMLLGSVSHIERLENTGKLSKDIAQRLGVTGVAARASGINDDIRRAHPHLLYDRLNLRVHTMQKGDVFARMMVRAKEAETSMSIIRTILEGRYEGELTVEVKEIPEYASALGYTETPRGSVFYWVMSGKDYKPFRVKVRSPSYCNWPALPFAVHGNIVPDFPLCNKSFNLSYSGCDM, encoded by the coding sequence ATGGAATGGCTAATGCAAAAGGCTATAGGAAAGAGAGAATATCTCAATGAGCTTTATTTGGAGGTTAAAAAGGAAGATTTTAGGGAGGCATGTTTATACCTTTACAACAAAAAGAAGGCTCTTTTAAGGCTTATGTTTGCAACCGATGAAAGGCAAAAGGATGGTGCTTTTAGAGTTTACACTGTGTTTTCCATCCCTGGCATGGATAGGTTCTTTATTATCTTTATATCTCTAAAAGAAGACCTGACCTTTCCATCCATAACAAAGGATATACCAGCAGCCCATTGGTATGAGCGGGAGATAAGGGATATGTTTGGCCTTGTGCCAGAAGGCCATCCAGACCCAAGAAGGCTAATATTCCATGATTCATTTCCAGAAAACTCTTACCCTTTAAGAAAAGACTGGGCTATATCGGAGGAAGATTTAAGGGACTGGGGAGAAGGCATAAAACAAAAAGTTCCTTATAAATTTTTGGAAGTTGAGGGAGAAGGCATACATGAAATACCCGTTGGCCCTGTGCATGCTGGTATTATTGAACCAGGGCATTTTAGGTTTAGCGTGGTTGGGGAGGTGATCTTTTTCCTTGAGGCAAGGCTCTTTTATACCCATAAGGGTATAGAAAAGCACTTTGAGTCTATGAGCTTCTTTGATGGTGTAAAGCTTGCCGAAAGGGTCTCTGATGTATCATCCTTTTCTCACTCGGCGGCTTACTGCATGGCCGTTGAGAGGATGGCTGGCGTTGAAATAAGCCAGAAGGCAAAGGCTATAAGGACTCTTCTTATTGAGCTTGAAAGACTTTACAACCACATAGGCGATATTGGCAATATGTGTGCAGGAACAGGCCTTGCTGTAGGTTATGCCAAGGGGGCAATAATAAAAGAAAGGCTAATGCAACTCAACCAAAGGCTCACTGGAAGTAGGTATCTCAGGGGTATAAACCTTATAGGTGGTGTTAGTAAGGATGTCTTATTGCAGTGGGAGGATATTCTATCAACTCTTGATGTGGTTTCAAAGGAATATGAAGAACTTATGGATATGCTTTTGGGAAGCGTATCCCACATAGAAAGGCTTGAAAACACGGGCAAGCTTTCTAAGGATATAGCACAAAGGCTGGGAGTTACGGGTGTGGCAGCGAGAGCTTCTGGTATAAACGACGATATAAGAAGGGCCCACCCGCACCTTTTGTATGATAGGCTCAACCTTAGAGTTCATACCATGCAGAAGGGAGATGTTTTTGCAAGGATGATGGTTAGGGCAAAAGAGGCAGAGACTTCCATGTCCATTATAAGGACCATACTGGAAGGCAGGTATGAAGGGGAGCTTACCGTTGAGGTAAAGGAAATACCAGAATATGCCAGTGCGCTGGGGTATACAGAGACGCCAAGGGGTTCTGTCTTTTATTGGGTTATGTCTGGTAAGGATTATAAGCCCTTTAGGGTAAAGGTAAGGTCGCCATCCTACTGCAATTGGCCAGCTTTGCCCTTTGCGGTGCATGGCAACATAGTGCCAGACTTTCCCCTATGCAACAAAAGCTTCAATCTAAGCTATTCTGGATGTGATATGTAA
- a CDS encoding nitrous oxide reductase family maturation protein NosD: protein MVGLALFTLLVCSNCEFKDIQNAIDSAKEGERIIVKAGVYKGPILINKGVELIGEGKPVLDGEGRYQIITVKANKVRIEGFVIKNSGMSYSKDIAGIKVINSEACTIRENHFLNNFFALYLERVKDCIVENNKIIGFAKSEGASGNGIHAWDSKNLYIKKNYIKGHRDGIYFEFVSRSTIEENVSENNLRYGLHFMFSHDNTFRKNRFYKNGAGVAVMYSRDVIMEENTFEKNSGQASYGLLLKDLSNSIVRKNRFINNSYGVYLDECNRTSFEGNTFENNGWAIKIYANSLNNTFKNNFFLNNAFDVSTNTLSYFENLFSKNYWDKYEGYDMDKDSIGDMPYRPVSFMAFLFERYPLSLLFYNSFLMRIMDIMERLIPLLNPKGLIDREPLIKKP from the coding sequence ATGGTAGGCTTGGCGCTTTTTACTCTACTGGTATGTTCTAACTGTGAGTTCAAGGACATACAGAACGCTATAGATTCAGCAAAGGAAGGGGAAAGGATCATAGTAAAGGCTGGGGTCTATAAGGGACCCATACTTATAAATAAAGGTGTGGAGCTCATAGGTGAGGGAAAGCCCGTGTTGGACGGGGAGGGTAGATACCAGATTATAACGGTAAAGGCTAACAAAGTAAGGATAGAAGGGTTTGTGATAAAAAATTCTGGCATGTCCTACTCGAAGGATATAGCTGGGATAAAGGTTATAAACTCGGAGGCTTGTACAATAAGGGAAAACCACTTTTTAAACAACTTCTTTGCCCTTTATCTGGAAAGGGTAAAGGATTGTATTGTTGAAAACAATAAAATAATAGGCTTTGCCAAATCTGAAGGCGCTTCTGGGAACGGCATACATGCATGGGATTCTAAAAACCTTTACATAAAAAAGAACTATATAAAGGGGCATAGGGATGGTATATACTTTGAGTTTGTAAGTAGAAGTACGATAGAGGAGAATGTGAGTGAAAATAACCTTAGGTATGGATTGCACTTTATGTTTTCTCATGACAATACCTTTAGGAAAAACCGCTTTTATAAAAATGGTGCAGGCGTGGCTGTGATGTATTCAAGGGATGTGATCATGGAAGAGAACACCTTTGAAAAGAACAGCGGTCAAGCATCCTACGGCCTGTTGTTAAAGGACCTTTCCAACAGCATAGTGCGTAAAAACAGGTTTATAAATAACTCCTACGGTGTTTATCTTGATGAATGCAACCGGACAAGCTTTGAAGGAAATACCTTTGAAAACAACGGGTGGGCTATAAAGATATACGCCAATAGCTTAAACAACACCTTTAAAAACAACTTCTTTTTAAACAACGCCTTTGATGTATCCACAAATACCCTTTCCTATTTTGAAAACCTATTTTCAAAAAACTACTGGGACAAATATGAGGGCTATGATATGGACAAGGATAGCATAGGCGATATGCCTTATAGGCCCGTATCCTTCATGGCCTTCCTCTTTGAAAGGTATCCCCTTTCCCTTCTTTTTTACAACAGCTTTCTGATGCGTATAATGGACATAATGGAGAGGCTCATACCCTTGTTAAACCCAAAGGGACTTATAGATAGGGAGCCTTTGATTAAAAAGCCATGA
- the nosZ gene encoding Sec-dependent nitrous-oxide reductase: MPTQKEAVKSVAPGDVASKVYVPPGKHDEFYVFFSGGFSGQVSVYGIPSGRIIKVIKVFSVDPETGYGFTPETKPMLMTSHGFIPWDDAHHPWLSQTNGEQDGRWLFINANNVPRIARIDLSTFETTEIIEIPNSAGNHPSPYGTENTEYVVAGTRFSVPIPQKDVPIDSYKENFKGTISFIKANEPGKMDVAFQILMPGFNYDLARCGRGPSHGWCFFTSYNTEQAHTLLEINASKNDKDYIAAINWKRAEECVAQGKYQEMPATYYHNYYDEEKHMAVSEVKKSVKVINPKDCQGVAYFLPTPKSPHGVDVSDDGEYIVGGGKLATVIPIHSFSKMLKAIEQKAFEKEIDGIPVLKYDAVLHCELEKPCLGPLHTEFDGKGFAYTSCFVSSEIIKYDYKGCKVVDRAPTYYSIGHLLVMGGDTKKPYGKYAIAMNKITKDRSLPVGPELLQSAQLYDISGEKMQLIHEFFTVGEPHYAQGILADKIKDKVKKIYELEKNKHPYAVKSEKDARVERKGNEVHVYMTMIRSHFTPDNIEGIKVGDTVYFHVTNLEQDWDIPHGFVIKGSEDAEILVMPGQTKTLVWKPKAPGIYPFYCTDFCSALHQEMQGYVRVSPAGSNAPLKYYTGTAQK; the protein is encoded by the coding sequence TTGCCCACCCAAAAAGAAGCGGTAAAATCGGTAGCTCCCGGGGACGTGGCTTCTAAGGTCTATGTGCCACCGGGTAAGCATGATGAGTTTTATGTATTCTTCTCGGGAGGCTTTAGCGGTCAAGTGTCAGTCTATGGTATTCCCTCCGGAAGGATAATTAAGGTCATTAAGGTCTTTTCCGTTGACCCAGAAACTGGCTATGGATTCACCCCAGAAACCAAGCCTATGCTTATGACTTCCCACGGCTTTATACCTTGGGATGACGCACACCATCCATGGCTTTCTCAGACCAACGGAGAACAAGATGGAAGATGGCTCTTCATAAATGCCAACAATGTGCCGAGGATTGCAAGGATTGACCTTTCAACCTTTGAAACCACCGAGATAATTGAGATACCAAACTCTGCAGGAAACCACCCTTCACCTTACGGAACGGAAAACACAGAGTATGTGGTTGCAGGCACAAGGTTCTCAGTGCCAATTCCACAAAAGGATGTTCCTATAGATTCCTATAAGGAGAACTTTAAAGGAACCATAAGCTTTATAAAGGCAAACGAACCCGGCAAGATGGATGTGGCTTTTCAAATACTCATGCCCGGTTTTAACTATGACCTTGCAAGATGTGGGAGAGGTCCATCCCATGGCTGGTGCTTCTTTACATCCTACAACACCGAACAGGCGCATACTTTACTTGAGATAAACGCCTCCAAGAACGATAAGGACTATATAGCAGCCATAAATTGGAAGAGGGCAGAGGAGTGCGTAGCTCAAGGAAAGTATCAGGAGATGCCTGCCACTTATTACCATAACTACTACGATGAAGAAAAGCATATGGCTGTCTCCGAGGTTAAAAAGTCTGTGAAGGTTATAAACCCCAAGGATTGCCAAGGCGTAGCCTACTTTTTACCTACACCCAAATCTCCCCACGGCGTTGACGTGTCAGACGATGGAGAATACATAGTAGGTGGCGGAAAGCTTGCCACGGTTATACCCATTCACTCTTTTTCTAAAATGCTAAAGGCTATAGAACAGAAGGCTTTTGAAAAGGAAATAGATGGTATACCAGTCCTTAAGTACGATGCCGTTTTACACTGCGAGCTTGAAAAACCATGCCTTGGACCTCTTCATACAGAGTTTGATGGAAAGGGCTTCGCCTATACTTCTTGCTTTGTTTCCTCCGAGATAATAAAGTATGATTACAAAGGATGCAAAGTGGTTGATAGGGCACCTACCTACTACTCAATTGGACACCTTCTTGTAATGGGTGGTGATACCAAAAAGCCCTATGGGAAGTATGCCATAGCTATGAATAAGATCACAAAGGATAGGTCGCTTCCAGTTGGTCCAGAGCTTTTACAATCTGCACAGCTTTATGATATAAGTGGTGAGAAGATGCAGCTTATCCACGAGTTCTTCACCGTTGGCGAACCACACTATGCACAGGGTATCCTTGCGGATAAGATAAAGGATAAGGTGAAAAAGATATACGAGCTTGAGAAGAACAAACATCCTTATGCTGTCAAGTCTGAAAAGGATGCGAGGGTTGAAAGGAAAGGTAATGAGGTGCATGTTTATATGACCATGATAAGGAGCCACTTTACACCCGACAATATAGAGGGGATAAAGGTAGGTGATACTGTATACTTCCATGTTACAAACCTTGAGCAGGACTGGGATATACCCCATGGATTTGTTATCAAAGGTTCTGAGGATGCCGAAATATTGGTAATGCCCGGGCAAACCAAGACCCTTGTATGGAAGCCAAAGGCCCCAGGCATTTACCCCTTCTATTGCACAGACTTCTGCTCAGCCTTGCACCAGGAGATGCAAGGCTATGTAAGGGTTTCACCGGCAGGTTCTAACGCGCCCCTCAAATACTACACTGGCACTGCACAAAAATAG
- a CDS encoding nitrous oxide reductase accessory protein NosL, whose protein sequence is MMLQVLLAFLLFLSFFSCTSDRPEPINLGKDLCEYCRMAIADKRFAAEVITKKGRVYKFDSIECMVAYYNENEEYIKKAYVTNFSNPEEFIEAEKAIYVRSQEIRSPMGMNLSAYKNREKASSVKGEILDWKGLRELIKKEYKFSH, encoded by the coding sequence ATGATGCTCCAAGTGCTATTAGCTTTCCTCCTCTTCCTTTCCTTTTTTTCTTGCACATCGGATAGGCCTGAGCCAATAAACCTTGGTAAGGACCTGTGTGAATACTGCAGAATGGCTATAGCTGATAAGCGGTTTGCTGCGGAGGTTATCACAAAGAAAGGCAGGGTTTATAAGTTTGACTCCATAGAATGCATGGTTGCATACTACAACGAGAATGAGGAGTATATAAAGAAGGCCTATGTGACAAACTTTTCCAATCCTGAGGAGTTTATTGAGGCTGAAAAGGCCATATATGTAAGAAGTCAAGAGATAAGAAGTCCTATGGGTATGAACCTATCCGCTTATAAAAATAGGGAAAAAGCAAGTTCTGTAAAAGGGGAAATCTTGGATTGGAAGGGCTTGAGAGAGCTTATTAAAAAGGAGTATAAGTTTTCGCACTGA
- a CDS encoding DUF2249 domain-containing protein → MVIPEVGKGFSLDGVYLRLLKDILMPSAVGYERVYILSKGSGRYILGHRFDRVEAPAVFYVKRAELFGFMCEGEAEIYEIAFGGESLQDGETIDLRSIEHGRRHPLVMERFSKTAKGEAFFIINDHDPLPLYFQMSMAFPKKVGWEYVAYEGSYWKIKIRRL, encoded by the coding sequence CTGGTAATACCCGAAGTAGGAAAGGGCTTTAGTTTAGATGGCGTTTATCTTAGGCTTTTAAAAGATATACTCATGCCCTCGGCGGTAGGCTATGAGAGGGTTTATATACTTTCAAAGGGATCAGGAAGGTACATACTGGGGCATAGGTTTGATAGAGTGGAGGCTCCTGCAGTCTTTTATGTGAAGAGGGCTGAGTTATTTGGCTTTATGTGTGAAGGCGAAGCAGAAATATATGAGATAGCCTTTGGAGGGGAAAGCCTTCAGGATGGTGAAACCATTGATTTAAGAAGTATAGAGCATGGCAGAAGGCACCCTTTGGTGATGGAAAGGTTTTCCAAAACCGCCAAAGGCGAAGCCTTTTTCATCATAAACGACCACGACCCCTTACCCCTTTACTTTCAGATGAGTATGGCTTTTCCTAAGAAGGTGGGATGGGAGTATGTGGCCTATGAAGGTAGCTACTGGAAGATAAAGATAAGGAGGTTGTAG
- a CDS encoding ABC transporter ATP-binding protein, translating to MIVLENIHKSFGKRRLFEGLNLVLREGRTTAILGPNASGKTTLVKTILGLVIPEKGRVMVNGKDLLKDVSYHRLIGYMPQIPEFPENLTIREIVHMVKELRGEDPKRLEELVDLLMLSKELDKRFSSLSGGTRQKVGALLALIFDQPVLVLDEPMVGLDPITAYRLKSFLIKEKERGKTIIYISHIMVEVEELADDIVFITEGKVVFQGSVEDLKNSTGKDRLEEAVLCLLS from the coding sequence ATGATAGTCTTGGAAAACATACATAAATCCTTTGGTAAAAGAAGGCTGTTTGAAGGCTTAAACCTTGTGCTTAGGGAAGGTAGGACCACAGCCATCCTTGGACCTAATGCCTCTGGAAAGACCACTCTGGTTAAGACCATACTTGGCCTTGTTATACCGGAAAAAGGAAGGGTTATGGTTAATGGAAAGGACCTACTAAAGGATGTCTCATACCATAGGCTTATAGGCTATATGCCTCAAATTCCAGAGTTTCCTGAAAACCTGACCATAAGGGAGATAGTGCATATGGTAAAGGAGTTAAGGGGGGAGGACCCTAAAAGGCTTGAGGAGCTTGTAGACCTGTTGATGCTGTCAAAAGAGCTTGATAAGAGGTTTTCAAGCCTATCTGGTGGCACAAGGCAGAAGGTTGGTGCGCTTCTTGCCTTAATCTTTGACCAACCTGTTTTGGTGTTGGATGAGCCCATGGTGGGACTTGACCCCATTACAGCCTACAGGCTAAAATCCTTCCTTATAAAAGAAAAGGAACGTGGTAAGACCATAATCTACATATCGCACATTATGGTGGAGGTTGAAGAGCTGGCGGATGATATAGTTTTTATAACCGAAGGTAAGGTGGTTTTTCAGGGGAGCGTGGAAGACCTTAAAAACTCTACCGGGAAAGATAGACTGGAGGAGGCTGTGCTTTGCCTGTTAAGTTGA
- a CDS encoding NosY protein — protein MPVKLIKYELYDLIKSKWLLGIFFFYLSVAYAFLDFGKDTTKAIISHSNLALITLPLFSLLLSTIYFYNNKNFISFVLTQPVKRLWLFLSIFISLSLSLIIGFLLGSFLPFYYLLGIDYTYIRVLLLNAFVIPIFTSLGILLALIEEDRLKGVGLALLVWLIFSALYDGLLLYIIILFSDYPIEKFVIFLTLLNPIDLIRLTTLMDTGLHEIIGFVGKWLLKYSDKLFMFSALLSSFYSLLFLSLGSLVFRKKDF, from the coding sequence TTGCCTGTTAAGTTGATAAAGTATGAGCTTTACGACCTTATTAAAAGTAAATGGCTTTTGGGCATCTTTTTCTTTTATCTATCTGTAGCTTATGCTTTTTTAGACTTTGGAAAGGATACTACTAAGGCCATTATAAGCCACAGCAACCTTGCCCTCATTACTTTGCCCCTCTTTTCCCTCCTCCTTTCAACCATTTATTTTTACAACAACAAGAACTTTATAAGCTTTGTCCTAACACAACCAGTAAAAAGGCTTTGGCTCTTTTTATCCATCTTTATCAGCTTAAGCCTTTCCTTGATTATTGGCTTCCTTCTTGGTTCCTTCCTGCCCTTTTACTACCTTTTGGGCATAGATTACACTTATATAAGGGTTTTATTGCTCAATGCTTTTGTAATACCTATTTTCACCTCCTTAGGTATCCTTTTAGCCCTTATTGAGGAGGATAGGCTAAAGGGCGTTGGCCTTGCCCTTCTTGTATGGCTGATCTTTTCCGCCCTATACGATGGCCTTCTTCTCTACATTATCATCCTTTTTTCAGACTACCCCATAGAAAAGTTTGTTATCTTCCTGACCCTTTTGAACCCCATTGACCTCATAAGGCTTACAACCCTTATGGACACTGGCCTTCATGAGATAATAGGCTTTGTGGGTAAATGGCTTTTAAAATACTCTGACAAGCTTTTTATGTTCTCCGCCTTACTTTCCTCCTTTTATTCTCTCCTATTCCTAAGCCTTGGTAGTTTGGTCTTTAGAAAAAAAGATTTTTAG
- a CDS encoding c-type cytochrome, whose protein sequence is MKKGLLLIAVALVFSCQQKPAEEAPKTETPPAPVEKKEEAISDKGIGPITEVKLGPIDQALAKKGKEIFDSKCASCHKLEEKYVGPPLKGVTQRRKPEWIMNMILNPSEMVQKDPIAKGLLAEYPTQMPFQNVSQEDARAILEYLRSVDEGK, encoded by the coding sequence ATGAAAAAAGGTCTTCTCTTGATTGCAGTCGCACTTGTTTTTTCTTGTCAACAAAAGCCTGCAGAAGAAGCTCCAAAGACAGAGACTCCACCAGCTCCAGTGGAAAAGAAGGAAGAGGCTATAAGCGATAAGGGTATAGGACCTATTACAGAGGTAAAGCTTGGGCCTATAGACCAGGCTCTTGCAAAGAAGGGGAAGGAAATCTTTGATTCCAAATGCGCCTCTTGTCATAAACTTGAGGAGAAGTATGTGGGGCCCCCGCTTAAAGGCGTTACTCAGAGGAGAAAGCCCGAATGGATAATGAACATGATTTTAAACCCGTCTGAGATGGTGCAGAAGGACCCGATAGCAAAGGGGCTTTTAGCCGAGTATCCCACACAGATGCCCTTTCAGAACGTATCTCAAGAGGATGCAAGGGCAATCCTTGAATACCTAAGAAGCGTTGATGAGGGAAAGTAG